The nucleotide sequence CACTTACATTGCCTTCCCGAAATTCCTCGTCTATACAATAACCGCTCTCTCCTATAAAACACGTCATAGAACTGTATGCTTTAAATTTCTTATAACAATACTTGGCATCCCTTTTATACACCTTTGCATAAGTGGCGTCCTGATCCAGAGTAACTGAAAATAAATTTTCTCTTTTTAAAGCATCTTTCACTATTTTATAGTTGAGACTGCCCAGTTTGCTGATTGTTTTATTAACTGCTACTTCATCCAACATGCTTTCTGTTTTTGAAAAATACCTACTGATGCTGGAACTATCCGGGATATCTTCAATACCGCTGATATAGCTTAAAACCTTATCAAAAGAAAGTTTGTCGATATCACTGAAACTCCTGCCACCGCATATCATCGATAGAATAACAGGAATTATTTTAGAAGATGGCGGTTTGCCTCTGTTAGAGCCTGGATGATCAAGTTCTTTATCAAGGAAATCTCGGATGCCCATCTTATCTAACAGTGGGATTAACAAAGATATTCCACCAAATGGGGTAATTTTATCATTGCTTCTTTCTAATTTGTAGTTTAGTTTGCTCATTGTAAGTCACCTTTTTGGTTGTGGTTTTTGTTTTCTTAAAACCTTAATCTACAACATCTTAAAGGTGGCTTGCAACTCCTAATGCAATCTTAAAGAGGAGTTCATAATGAGGTCTCATGATTCATAGCGATGTAAGAAAAAAGATAAACGAACTTATCATTAGATGTGCAGAGTCTGGAGAACTGGCAAGAAGCCTTCTGGAAAATTTTTTAAGGGATAATAACTTCGGCTCTTCACTCAGACGCGAAATAACGGATTATTTTTATTGTGGTATCAGATTTTACGGGCTTTTAAAGAAAGACACAGAAAATTTCAGCTGTGAAAAGGCTTATAATGTTCTTGAAAGTAAAAATATAAATTCCCCTTCTATTCTATCAGAAATATCAGGTTTCAGCCTTAATTTTGCTGAAACCGTTTTGAAAAATGTGGACGATATACGTCCATTTTTTTACCGGGCACCGATGAGTATCAGGGTAAACACATTAAAGACTACAAAGGATTTGATGCTGGATAAATTCTCAGGGAAATACAATGCTTCTCCAACCAAAGTCAGTCCTTTCGGCATTACTTTCAACCAGCATATAAATGTCAGGCAGCTGAATGAGTTTAAAAAAGGTTACTTTGAAATACAGGATGAAGCCAGTCAGCTCATCCCTTTGCTTTTGGATATAAAACCAGGCGAAAAAATTCTCGATTTCTGTGCAGGAACAGGGGGAAAGGCTTTGGGAATTTCTTCCTTAACGTTTAACACTGCAGATATTTACATACACGATATAAATGAAAACCGAATACAAAAAGCTATAAACAGGTCTAAGAAAACCGGTGCTAAATTTAAAAAATTAAAAAAGGGACAGTCTAGATTTTTTGATAAAGTCCTGGTGGATGCCCCCTGCTCAGGTGTTGGTTCGATGCGGCGGGATGCTGATCTGCCCATGAGGCTTGATAACAACAAGCTTGAAAAATATAAAGACTTACAAAAAAACATATTCAACAAAGCATTGTCTTACGTCAAAACAGGCGGATTAATAGCATATGTAACCTGCAGTTTCCTTGAACAGGAAAATGAGAAACAAGTAGACAACTTCCTGGACAATAATCACCGGCTTGAATTAGTAAAAGCCGTTAATATACTCGACAAAGACATCTCGGACAAACTCAGCATCCAAGACTTCTTCAGGACATCCCCCGCTTTTTATGGCATGGATGCGCTCTTTGGGTCTGTTTTCAGGATTTCGTAAAGGTAGCCACAGTCATAAAACTTTCGTTTTTAAAAAATTTACCGTAATCAAAATCTCCGTTAAAACAAACAAAGGATGAGCCCGTTCTGCTTGAAGCTTTAATAAAATCTTCATAAAAAACAGGCACCAGATTCACTTCTGAAGACTGCTTTTTATTATTTTTCTTGTCCGTCAAAACACCTTTGAATAAAACCCGTTCGTCGTCTGCATACTCATAATATCTTTCGAATTTAACATTGGGCGTTTCAATAGGATCTAGTTCTTTAATGCCGTTAGCGCAAATCCTGTCATAATTTACCGTTTGGACCACCAGGCTGCCCTTGGGTTTTAATAAAGAGAAGGCGTTGTAAAGTACCTTATGAACTTCATTCCTGTCAACAGAATGAGCAAGAGTGTTACCAATACAAAATACGGTTTCAAAAGACTCTTTTTTAAAGGGGAGTTTATGCATATCACCAATTACCATTTCGTAAGGGCCATTCATAAATATTTTACTGTACTCAAGTCCTGTAGCTTTGAACCCATCCGTCTGAAAGGTTTTAATATACTTACCTGTTGCTGACCCTATTTCAAGCAAATGTGCATTTTCAGGTGACTGATCTTTTATAAAGCTATAAGTTGACTCGCTGAAAGGGAAGATTTCGTCATAGTAATTATTTAACATTTCATAAAATTCCATTATTACCTCCGATTATATTTTACTCATACAGCAGAAAAGTTTCAACCCCTATCTTGGATATGAGTGAAAATCCCGCTATTGCCATAGCTTGTGGAAAAACGGCGCCACCTGTCTTGCTGGCCTTTCTTCTTTATAAGCAATGTCTTGTGGATGTGAAATCATGAAAAATTCACAGATATAGACAAAAAATAACATATGGGATAAAATTGACCAAAAAGGAGATTGTTATGTCAAAAACAATTTTAATCACAGGAGCCACTTCCGGATTTGGATCAGCATGTGCTGAAATTTTTTCCACAACAAATGGAACGTAATCTTGACGGGCAGGAGGAAGGAAAGACTTGAAAACCTGGAAAAAAAACTTGGCAAATTTTCCAATGTCTACACTTCAGAACTTGATGTGAGAAACAGTAGTAGTGTGGAAAAGTTTATAACAGACTTACCGCAGGGATTCAGGGATATCGATGTTCTTGTCAATAACGCCGGTCTCGCCCTTGGCTTGGATCCGGCATATGAGGCAAATTTGGATGACTGGGATGTTATGGTAGATACAAATATAAAGGGACTTTTATATTGCACAAAAAGTGTTCTTAAAACAATGGTAAAGAAAAACAGCGGTCATATTGTTAATATAGGCTCCACAGCGGGGAACTGGCCGTATCCGGGTGGCAATGTTTACGGCGCAACCAAGTCTTTTGTCCAGCAGTTTTCAAGAAATCTGAGGGCTGATTTACTGGGGACAAAAGTCAAGGTGACAAACATCGAGCCTGGAATGGCTGAAACAGAATTTTCCCTGGTGAGATTTAAAGGTGATAAGAAAAAAGCTGAAAAAGTTTATGAAAACGCCGACCTACTGCAGCCAGAAAATGTCGCTGAAATAATATATTGGGTGATAAACACACCAGAGAGGGTCAATATAAATACTTTGGAAGTAATGGCAACATGCCAGGCCTGGGGTCCGCTGCAGGTACACCGGAGCTAAAAGGAAACAGTTCGGTTTTTAAACCGGACTGACATTAATCAGGGATGCCGGTGTAATTTTACAAACTTAACAGTCGCCGTTGCCGGTGCAAAGATTATCCTTATTCATTTCGAAAACTCTCTCACCTACACCGTCAACTTTCATAAACTCTTTTATATTCTCAAAAGGATTTTTTTCTCTGTAATCTATTATGGCTTGTGCCTTTGCATCCCCAACATACTCCAGCGAGGAAAGCTCCTTTTTGGATGCGGTATTGAGATTTACCTTTGCAAAAGCAAGAGTACATACCATAAGCAACATTAAAATAGCAAAAATTATTTTTTTCATATTGACCTCCTTGTAAAAAATATGGGAAAATGGGATAAACAAATACTCGGCACCCCTAACAATAAAGCTATAAAACTATACCATACTATATTTACTTTTCAACATTTTATTTCAAGTTTCGCACTTACATTGTTTTCACGTCTTTGTTCACCCTGTTAAATATCAGCTTCGCTGATTGCCTGTGGCATTTAACAGGGCAGGAAGTGAGAACGACGAAGCAATCTCTTTATTTTCTTTTTTTTGAGATTGCGAAACTTGATATTTTATGATTTTTTTGTTTTTCTCTCCCTAAAATAAGGAAAAAAACTTGAACAGAGCTAAAAATACAAGTATTTTTGATAAAAGGGGGTGTTTTCATGGAGTATAAGGATAAAATTAAAGCAGCTGCTGATATAATCAAAAATTCAGAATCATTGGTTGTAACTGCCGGTGCCGGGATAGGTGTTGATTCCGGTCTGCCTGATTTTAGGGGCAATCAGGGATTCTGGAAAGCCTACCCTCCCTATGAGCGTCTTGGACTCAGTTTTATCGAAGCCGCCAATCCTGCTCATTTTGAAAGAGATCCCTCTTTTGGATGGGGTTTTTACGGACATAGACTGGAGATGTACAGAAATATAACACCTCATAAAGGATTTTATTTAATGCTGGACTGGATAAAACAGTTCGGTATGGATTACTTCGTTGTGACTTCCAATGTTGACGGGCACTTTCAAAAAGCGGGTTTTCCTGAAGATAAAGTATATGAGATTCACGGTTCCATACATTACCTACAATGTCTCAATGCCTGTACATCAAACATTTGGGAAAACAAAGAAAAGATTGATGTTGATACAGAAAGTATGAGAGCGAGAAATTTTCCCAAATGTATTAACTGTCACACAGTGGCCAGACCCAATATTTTAATGTTCGGAGATTTTTCATGGCTGCCTTACAGAAGTCACGAGCAGTCAAACCGTTTTGATGATTTTTTGGACTGTCAAAAAAAATCAAAAATAGCTGTAATAGAAATAGGTGCAGGTACTGCTATCCCTTCAATAAGACACACCAGTGAGCGTATACACAGGAATTTGAATGCTGAAATAATAAGAATAAACCCCAGAGAACCTGAAGTTAAAAGACCGAATATAGGAATCGCAGAGGGCTCTTTAAAAACCCTCTCCGACATTGACGAGGTTTTAAATGATTAGATTATTAATAATTATATCACTGATTTCAGCCTCTATCTGTTCCGCGCAAAATAATTATATAGAGTTAGGATCGGCATATCTGTATCAAAAAAGCAATCTGGCCGTTGACAGTAAAAACGAAATAATTCACAACTATTCCGAACCTGATGACGCTTTCGGCAAATTCATACCTGTAGTACGTTTTAACTACTCCCAGAATAAAAACGGTACTGGCTTTTACATCGGTTCGCCTTCTTTAAGCTCATCGGGCGGAGGATTTCTTATTGGTTTAAAAAAGCCCGGTCTGTTAAACACTGAATTTTCTGTTTACTTGTCTTACCGGCTGCCTGAAGAGGTATGGGAAGACCCATTTCTTTTAAAAAAGGAACGTTCGAGTACCTATAAAGATAGTTATGGTTTTGGTTTAAACCTCAACAACATTTCAAATACACGTTTCTCATACAAACTCAAACTTCTTTCTGAAAACATCCGCGATGACGTTATTGGCAGTAATTACAGCAGACTGCAAAGAGACGGATACATAATCAGTCAGGAAATATCAAAAAATATCCGTATGAGCAACAAAATGTTTCTCAACTTAGGGATATTTTACAAGAAAGGTGAATATGAAGGTGACGCCAATTCATATGACGAGCCCGGAATTACTGCATCATGGGGTTATCTGTCATCAAAAGGACTATCAGCAAGGATAATATATTCACTCAGTTATGCAAAATATGCCAAAGAGCACCCTCTTTTCGACAAAACAAAGAAAGATGTGAATGAAAATATCATTCTTGTTTTAAGAAAAAATAACATTCTAAATCTTAAAAATGTTTTCGCTTCAGCTTATATAGGAGTTGGAGGATCGTTTTCAAACATAGATTTTTACGAAAAAAGGCTTGCTTTTACTGGAATGAGCGCAGGATATTCCTTTTAAAGAAAGTACCTGTTCCAAACAGCTAATTTTGTCAATTCGTTTAGTACTGGCATCACCCCCAAAATTATATAAAAGTATTGTTTTACATATACTTAGCTAATATGAAACTGATTTCAATGTAATTTGCACAAATGAAGCAGCCGATGTCGAATGTGTTCCACATATTTACCAGCCTGGAAGGCTGGTGCTAGAGAAACGTACTGCCGGTTAGCGGTCACACCCTGTGTTGGAATGTAAAGTGGATAAATATTGCAAATAAAAACAATTATGAGAGGAGGGGGATGTGTTCCACATATTTACCAGCCTTACGGCTGGTGCTAGTAGACGGTTAGCGGCAGTAGTTTCGAGTTTCGGCTGTGAAATGCGTGCAAATTACATTGAAAAATATTTGCACTGCTAGTATCGGTCGAAAACCGATAAATTTGTGTACACAATAAAAAATGGGGTGACGTCAGGTTTAGTAGTGTATTTGCTATTGGGGTAATTTTTTTGATGTGTTAAAGTCCGAAGATTATCACAACATCTTCTGCCAAGTTTCCTGATTTATTAAAAAGTTTTTATTAATTATAAGATAAGAAAGGGCAGATGAAGCTGCCCGTTTTATTGAGTTTTACCTGCTCCGGCAGCACATGTACTACACGCATCGGCAGTGTTTTTGTTTTCAGGTTTGCTCTTCCCGGAAGCACTGTTTGCACAGGTATTTTTTCCTTTGTAGTCTGTAACATACCAACCTGATCCTTTAAGCTGGAAATTGGACATAGATATTATCCTTTTGGCATCTCCGCCACACTTGGAGCATTTTCTTATTTTACTTTTTGAGTTAATTCCTTCAAACAATTCAAACACACCAGAACATTTTTCACACTGGTATTCATATATAGGCATATCTACCTCCCAAATACTATAATTTTTCAAATGAATAATATGCTAAACATTTTAAAAAAATCAAGTGAAATATTTTTTGGTAACACACAAAATTGATGCATTTGAAAGTCGTAACACGTGATGAGTGCAGAAAAGGCAGTTAAAGGTATTTGAGGTATTTGAGGTATTTGAAGTAGTTGAGGTTACAATAGCGCCCAAAACTTCATCAATATCCTTAACCTATGCATTTCCCCCTTTTTCACTACTTCACTACTTCTCCGTCTTTCTATCTCACCCCACCACTTCCCTGCCGGCATAGCTCTTAAAAAAAGGAAGTGTGACAAAAATATTTATCTTAATATGTTTATACTTATCTCCACAGGAATCTTGAAACATTCCGCCCTTGCAGAAGCTTTACTACTATATTACAATATCCACTGTATAGGAGGTTCTGATGAGCTCAACAGTTTACCATATTAGTCCTCACTCGAAATCATTTACTTACGAGAACGGGCTTCAGGGAAAGTTTGAACAGTTTTTAAGGGACTTTGAAATTGATAAATATATCGTAAAAGATGAAACAGTGCCTCTCAAAATACACTTGGGAGGAAAAGGCGCTTTTCGAACAATCAGGCCTCAATTTGTAAGGCAGGTAGTCCGCGCAGTTAAAAGTATACCTGCAAAACCTTTTGTTACCGATTCGGTCAGGATACCTGCGTATGATTACTTGGAGGTTGCAAAAGAAGCTGGTTATAATCATCTGACGCTGGACGCACCGGTGGTCATAGCAGACGGGATGTATGGTAAAGAATCCCTGAAATCAAGGGCAGGAGAGCTGATAGGCGATGTCTATATCGCATCGGCACTTCATGAAGCCAAATCAATGGTTGTTCTGACACACGTAAAAGGTCACATCCAGGCGGTGCTTGGGGGAGCTATAAAAAATATCTCGATGGGAGGGGTTTCCAACGAATCCCACCACGGAGACTGGCACGAAGGCCGTGGAAAGATGCACTTTCTTATGGGTGATATCATGGAGTGGGACCAAGAAAAATGCATCCTATGCTATGATTGTATGAAGGTATGTCCTGCAGAATGCATTACATTTCCTAACAACATATATACTGTGGACAAAGATAAATGCTGGCGGTGTGGAAGATGCGCCCGTGTTTGCCCGGAAGATGCCATTCATGTCCCTGTAACCCACGAAAAATTTATGAAAGCAGTTGCTGAAGGAGCAAATGCAGTAACATCCACTTTTGAACCCAAGCGTATTATCTATATAAATTTTTTAACGGAAATGCAGCCAGAATGCGATTGTATGCCCATTGCTGAAAATCCGGTGGCGCAGGACCAGGGTATCCTCATATCAGATGATCCAGTTGCAATAGACACAGCAACACTTGATATATTAAGCGAAGTTGAGTCCCTTCCCGGTTCAAGGGCTGAAGGTATAAAAAAGAAGCACGGTTGGGATATATTCAGTCTCCTGCATCAAAAGGACGGAAGACTTCAGGTAATGGAAGCGGAAAAGATTGGACTGGGTTCTATGAATTACACGATAGAAAAAGTGGATTGAGTTGATATCAAGATTTATCAGACTGAATTAAAAATTTCTCAAGTAACTCCACAGAGTTTTTTACACATTCTACGCAAACCTTTTCTCTCAATTCATTCTTCTTAAAAAACTCTTTTCCATCTTCCGTGTTAAGATCACACCCTAAAAGGTCATAACATCTAAGATGGCCGTTTTGTGCGGAAAATTCTCTGCTGAAATCTTGAATGATTTTATATAATTGAGGTTTTTTATAACTCTCCGATTCTTCACCATATCCGTATTTCAACCCCAAAATCATGAAAGCCCCGCTTGCCGCACCACACACATTCTGCATACCGCCCATTCCACCGCCAAAACCGGACGAAAGAAGGCGCAACACATGCTTATCAATTCCGTACTCATCTGCAAATACAGAAACAACGGATTGAGAACAATTAAATCCACTACGAAACAGTTGAACGGCATCAAATGATTTCATGAATTGATCCTTACCTATAAACATTTAACATTGAAATTAGAATTAAGAAAAAAGAGCACTGGCGGCGACCTATTTTTCCGGGGCTTGGTTAGCCCGAGTATCTTCGGCGCTGGAGGTCTTAACTTCCGTGTTCGGAATGGGTACGGGTGTTGCACCTCCGCCATAGCCACCAGTGCAAAACTTAAATAGATATAAAGAGAAAAGAGATAAAATAAGGGTATATAATATAGAGGTCAAGCCAAACGGTTTATTAGTACTGGTTAGCTCAACGCCTCGCAACGCTTACACACCCAGCCTATCTACGTCGTAGTCTCCGACGAACCTTCGGGGAGACCTAATCTTGGGGCAGGCTTCCCGCTTAGATGCTTTCAGCGGTTATCCCTTCCGAACTTGGCTACCGGACTGTGCTCCTGGCGGAACAATCCGCGCACCAGAGGTCCGTTCACCCCGGTCCTCTCGTACTAAGGGCAAACCCCCTCAAGTCTCCTCCGCCCGCAGCGGATAAGGACCGAACTGTCTCACGACGTTCTGAACCCAGCTCGCGTACCACTTTAATCGGCGAACAGCCGAACCCTTGGGACCTGCTTCAGCCCCAGGATGTGATGAGCCGACATCGAGGTGCCAAACCTCCCCGTCGATGTGAACTCTTGGGGGAGATCAGCCTGTTATCCCCGGGGTACCTTTTATCCGTTGAGCGATGGCCCTTCCACTCGGAACCACCGGATCACTAAGACCTGGTTTCCCACCTGCTCGATTCGTCAATCTCGCAGTCAAGCACCCTTATGCCTTTGCACTCAACCGTTGGTTTCCAACCAACGTGAGGGTACCTTCGCACGCCTCTGTTACTCTTTCGGAGGCGACCGCCCCAGTCAAACTACCCGCCTGACAATGTCCCTCTGCTTACACAGCAGCCAGGTTAGATAACCGGTGCAGAAAGGGTGGTATTTCAAGGGCGGCTCCGCTGACACTGGCGTGCCAGCTTCGCAGCCTCCCACCTATCCTACACATCCTACACCAATTATCATTGCCAAGGTATAGTAAAGGTCCACGGGGTCTTTCCGTCCTGCTGCGGGTAAACGGCATTTTCACCGCTATTGCAATTTCGCTGAGGCTCCAGCCGAGACAGCGCCCAGATCGTTACGCCATTCGTGCAGGTCGGAACTTACCCGACAAGGAATTTCGCTACCTTAGGACCGTTATAGTTACGGCCGCCGTTTACCGGGGCTTCAATTCGGAGCTCGCACTCCTCCTCTTAACCTTCCGGCACCGGGCAGGCGTCACACCCTATACTTCCTATTACTAGTTCGCAGAGTGCTGTGTTTTTGATAAACAGTCGCCTGGGCCTCTCATCTGCAACTCCGTTCGGCTACAATCGATAAGACTTTCACCTAATTGGAGCCCACCTTCTCCCAAAGTTACGGTGGCATTTTGCCGAGTTCCTTAGCTGGAGTTCTCTCAATCGCCTCGGGATTCTCACCCTGCCTACCTGTGTCGGTTTGCGGTACGGACGGCATACATATTCCCTTAGAGGTTTTTCTCGGAAGCTTGGTACTTGCGGCTTCTCAGCCCTTCGGCTGATCGTACTCGGCTCTCAGATCACCATGCATGCGGATTTGCCTACATGCACTACCTACTGCCTTAAACCGGGACGTCCATCACCCGGACCGCATAACCTTCTCCGTTACCCCATCGGTCAATCACATATATGCCGGTACAGGAATATTAACCTGTTTGCCATCGACTACGCCTCTCGGCCTCGTCTTAGGACCCGACTAACCCACCGCGGATCACCCTGCCGGTGGAAACCTTAGGCTTTCGGCGAACGGGTTTCTCACCCGTTTTCTCGCTACTCATGCCTGCATTATCTCTTCTGCTTGCTCCAGTATCCCTCACAGTCTACCTTCAGCGCTAAGCAGAATGCTCTCCTACCACCCCAGAGGACAGAGTACAGATCACAGATTACAGAATGATATCATTAAAAATCTAAATTCATCCCCATTTCCTATATAATCCCTGCAGCATCCTGCTGATTTCCTGATAGCCAGACTTAAATTCATTATATTCATCTTCACTCATATAACCAAGTGACTTACTATAGTCCAACCATACCTGCAGCTCTTCTGATGAGCCTAGTGATATCTGAATATAACGCTTGAACTCTTCGCCCGATACCTTACTCTTGGCATGACCTTCTGCCAAATTGCTGCATATGGATTTACTTGCATTCCGCATCTGTCTACCTAACTCATATTTCTCAAATACAGGAAAACTTAAAGTCTTGTGATGAATCCTCAATGACAAATCATATGATTTCATATAAACTAACAAATCTTTATAATTTGCTATTGCCATAACTCTGACCTCTGTATTCTGTATTCTATCCTCTGAGATCCGTGGCTTCGGTAGTAGTCTTAGCCCCGCTATATCTTCGGCGCAAAGCTGCTTGACCAGTGAGCTGTTACGCTTTCTTCAAAGGGTGGCTGCTTCTAAGCCAACCTCCTGGTTGTCTCTGCAACTTCACATCCTTTACCACTTAGACTACATTTAGGGACCTTAACCGACGGTCTGGGCTCTTACCCTCTCGACTATAGATCTTCTCACCTATAGTCTCACTCCCGGTATGTTACATATCCTGGTATTCGGAGTTTATCTGGGTTCGGTAACCGGGATGGCCCCTAGCCCAAATAGTGCTCTACCCCCAGAATACATCTACCGAGGCTGCACCTAAATGCATTTCGGAGAGAACCAGCTATCACCAACCTTGATTGGCCTTTCACCCCTACCCTCAGGTCATCCGAGTAGTTTTCAACCTACAACGGTTCGGGCCTTCAGTGGGTTTTACCCCACCTTCACCCTGCCCAAGGGTAGATCGGTTGGTTTCGGGTCTACGCCATCCAACTAACGCCCTATTAAGACTCGGTTTCCCTACGGCTACACCTCGCGGCTTAACCTCGCTGAATAACGTAACTCGCAGGCTCGTGATACAAAAAGCACGCCGTCACCAAATTAAATAATTAATCCAGCTCCGACTGCTTGTAGGCAGATGGTTTCAGGTTCTATTTCACTCCCCTAACAGGGGTTCTTTTCACCTTTCCCTCACGGTACTTGTGCACTATCGGTCGGTGGCTCGTATTTAGCCTTAGGAGGTGGTCCTCCCTGATTCCCACAAGGCTCCTCTTATCCCGTGGTACTCGGGATCTCCGCTAACATATTATATCTATTTCGCTTACGGGGCTATCACCCTCTGTGGCTAATCTTTCCAGATTATTCTGCTATAAATATAATACGTATATCGCGGGTCCCACTACCCCGAACACTAATTTTAGTGCTCGGTTTAGGCTCGTCCGCGTTCGCTCGCCGCTACTTACGGAATCACTGTTGTTTTCTCTTCCTCCAGGTACTGAGATGTTTCACTTCCCCGGGTTGGCCTCCCGCCCTTATTTATCACACGAAATCTCTTCCAGACTATGCTTAATGCGCTCCCTTAAATGGCGATATCCTCCTCCATGCTGCTTCAGTTTACTTTCTCTTAAACTGCATCTGCACGACTTAAATACGCCTCATAATACACCAAATACCATCTCTTACCAGATGTATATCTGCTCCTGCCGCTATTATGCTCTCTAAGGCGACGCCTCAAATCTGATGTAAAGCCTATATAAACTTCTTTACCAGATGAAAGTACATAAACATAATACATAAGCACCTCGTATAGTAAATAAGGGCGGGATGACTGGACATTAATCCAGACGGGTTGTCCCATTCGGATATCTACGGATCTACGCTCTTTAGCAGCTAACCGTAGCTTTTCGCAGCTTGACACGTCCTTCTTCGCCGGCCACCGCCAAGGCATTCCCCATCTGCCCTTAGTAGCTTGACCTCTAATTACAATTTACCCTTATCTCTTCTCTCTTTATACCTATTTAATTGTCAAACATCGCATGGAGATGAGGAGGATCGAACTCCTGACCCCCGCCTTGCAAGGGCGGTGCTCTCCCAGCTGAGCTACATCCCCGGATTAGCTTTAAGTGCTAAGTACTAAGCACTAAGCAAAATACTTAACTCTTAGCACTTAGTACTTAACTCTCATGGGCCTAGGTGGATTTGAACCACCGACCTCACGCTTATCAGGCGTGCGCTCTAACCAACTGAGCTATAGGCCCCCTAATACAGTTGTCAGAAGACAGATAACAGATACAATTACTCCCATCTGTACTCTGCCCTCTGACCTCTGTTTAGGGTCGGCCGGCCTGTGATGATTTATTCTTTTCTTTCCTTAGAAAGGAGGTGATCCAGCCACACCTTCCGGTACGGCTACCTTGTTACGACTTCACCCCAGTTGCCAGTCATACCATAAACGGCTCCCTCCGCAGTTGGGCCACCGGCTTCAGGTACAACCAACTCCCGTGGTGTGACGGGCGGTGTGTACAAGGCCCGGGAACGTATTCACCGCAGTTTTGCTGACCTGCGATTACTAGCGATTCCGCCTTCATGTAGTCGAATTGCAGACTACAATCCGAACTAAGGCACGCTTTTAGGGATTCGCTACACCTCGCGGCTTCGCTGCCCTCTGTACGTACCATTGTAGCACGTGTGTAGCCCTGGTCATAAAGGCCATGATGACTTGACGTCGTCCCCACCTTCCTCCCGTTTATCACGGGCAGTATCCATAGAGTGCCCGGCCTTACCGATGGCAACTATGAATAGGGGTTGCGCTCGTTGCGGGACTTAACCCAACACCTCACGGCACGAGCTGACGACAGCCATGCAGCACCTGTCTCTCCGCTCCCGCCAAAGGCGGGCACAGAACTATCTCTAGTCCCTCCGGAGGATGTCAAGACCAGGTAAGGTTCTTCGGTTAGCATCGAATTAAACCACGTGC is from Flexistipes sinusarabici DSM 4947 and encodes:
- a CDS encoding RsmB/NOP family class I SAM-dependent RNA methyltransferase, producing the protein MIHSDVRKKINELIIRCAESGELARSLLENFLRDNNFGSSLRREITDYFYCGIRFYGLLKKDTENFSCEKAYNVLESKNINSPSILSEISGFSLNFAETVLKNVDDIRPFFYRAPMSIRVNTLKTTKDLMLDKFSGKYNASPTKVSPFGITFNQHINVRQLNEFKKGYFEIQDEASQLIPLLLDIKPGEKILDFCAGTGGKALGISSLTFNTADIYIHDINENRIQKAINRSKKTGAKFKKLKKGQSRFFDKVLVDAPCSGVGSMRRDADLPMRLDNNKLEKYKDLQKNIFNKALSYVKTGGLIAYVTCSFLEQENEKQVDNFLDNNHRLELVKAVNILDKDISDKLSIQDFFRTSPAFYGMDALFGSVFRIS
- a CDS encoding class I SAM-dependent methyltransferase, whose amino-acid sequence is MEFYEMLNNYYDEIFPFSESTYSFIKDQSPENAHLLEIGSATGKYIKTFQTDGFKATGLEYSKIFMNGPYEMVIGDMHKLPFKKESFETVFCIGNTLAHSVDRNEVHKVLYNAFSLLKPKGSLVVQTVNYDRICANGIKELDPIETPNVKFERYYEYADDERVLFKGVLTDKKNNKKQSSEVNLVPVFYEDFIKASSRTGSSFVCFNGDFDYGKFFKNESFMTVATFTKS
- a CDS encoding ComEA family DNA-binding protein — protein: MKKIIFAILMLLMVCTLAFAKVNLNTASKKELSSLEYVGDAKAQAIIDYREKNPFENIKEFMKVDGVGERVFEMNKDNLCTGNGDC
- a CDS encoding SIR2 family NAD-dependent protein deacylase produces the protein MEYKDKIKAAADIIKNSESLVVTAGAGIGVDSGLPDFRGNQGFWKAYPPYERLGLSFIEAANPAHFERDPSFGWGFYGHRLEMYRNITPHKGFYLMLDWIKQFGMDYFVVTSNVDGHFQKAGFPEDKVYEIHGSIHYLQCLNACTSNIWENKEKIDVDTESMRARNFPKCINCHTVARPNILMFGDFSWLPYRSHEQSNRFDDFLDCQKKSKIAVIEIGAGTAIPSIRHTSERIHRNLNAEIIRINPREPEVKRPNIGIAEGSLKTLSDIDEVLND
- a CDS encoding surface lipoprotein assembly modifier, which encodes MIRLLIIISLISASICSAQNNYIELGSAYLYQKSNLAVDSKNEIIHNYSEPDDAFGKFIPVVRFNYSQNKNGTGFYIGSPSLSSSGGGFLIGLKKPGLLNTEFSVYLSYRLPEEVWEDPFLLKKERSSTYKDSYGFGLNLNNISNTRFSYKLKLLSENIRDDVIGSNYSRLQRDGYIISQEISKNIRMSNKMFLNLGIFYKKGEYEGDANSYDEPGITASWGYLSSKGLSARIIYSLSYAKYAKEHPLFDKTKKDVNENIILVLRKNNILNLKNVFASAYIGVGGSFSNIDFYEKRLAFTGMSAGYSF
- a CDS encoding FmdB family zinc ribbon protein — protein: MPIYEYQCEKCSGVFELFEGINSKSKIRKCSKCGGDAKRIISMSNFQLKGSGWYVTDYKGKNTCANSASGKSKPENKNTADACSTCAAGAGKTQ
- a CDS encoding DUF362 domain-containing protein translates to MSSTVYHISPHSKSFTYENGLQGKFEQFLRDFEIDKYIVKDETVPLKIHLGGKGAFRTIRPQFVRQVVRAVKSIPAKPFVTDSVRIPAYDYLEVAKEAGYNHLTLDAPVVIADGMYGKESLKSRAGELIGDVYIASALHEAKSMVVLTHVKGHIQAVLGGAIKNISMGGVSNESHHGDWHEGRGKMHFLMGDIMEWDQEKCILCYDCMKVCPAECITFPNNIYTVDKDKCWRCGRCARVCPEDAIHVPVTHEKFMKAVAEGANAVTSTFEPKRIIYINFLTEMQPECDCMPIAENPVAQDQGILISDDPVAIDTATLDILSEVESLPGSRAEGIKKKHGWDIFSLLHQKDGRLQVMEAEKIGLGSMNYTIEKVD
- a CDS encoding C-GCAxxG-C-C family protein, which translates into the protein MFIGKDQFMKSFDAVQLFRSGFNCSQSVVSVFADEYGIDKHVLRLLSSGFGGGMGGMQNVCGAASGAFMILGLKYGYGEESESYKKPQLYKIIQDFSREFSAQNGHLRCYDLLGCDLNTEDGKEFFKKNELREKVCVECVKNSVELLEKFLIQSDKS